From Argopecten irradians isolate NY chromosome 3, Ai_NY, whole genome shotgun sequence:
AAAAAAAGCATGTGTCATTATTATCACACATGTAGTAAAAGCATATCCATGTAGTTCAATAAGCATTCTAAAAATAGCACGTGTCATTATTTTCAAAGTaaaagcatatacatgtagttcaataAGCATTCTAAAAATAGCACGTGTCGTTATTATCATAGTAAAAGTATGTAGTTCAATAAGCAttctaaaaatagcaagtgTCGTTATTATCATACTaaaagcatatacatgtagttcaataAGCATTCTATAAACAGCACGTGTCGTTATTATCATAGTAAAAGCATATACATGCAGTTCAATAAGCATTCTAAAAAAAGCACGTGTCGTTATTATCATACTaaaagcatatacatgtagttcaataAGCATTCTAAAATAGCACGTGTCATTATTATCATAGtaaatgcatatacatgtagttcaataAGCATTCTAAAATAGCACGTGTCATTATTATCATAgcaaatgcatatacatgtagttcaataAGCATTCtaaaaacaagcatgtgtcatTATTATCAAACTAGATATACACCGAACTGACTTTTACTGTGATTTAATTCGGGATgttatttatcataatttcagATTGGTTACAGGATGCAGCAGCTAATTTTTCATCCGAGGCAACAACCTTCAAGACATTAGTGGAGAATATTGATAAGAACGAGTATGACACtttctatatacatttacatttttattcaagATTGATGTTGTACCGATAAATCTGGTACTCTGGTCTAGGTTACAATTACAATGTCATATTTGAATCTCTATCCCATATAGGTTATTTACGAATTTGacaaactatttaaaaaatgtcttaaCATATTTAACTTAAGCAAATTTactataataaaacaattcagTCATTTGATTGTGTTTACCTTCAATTTACACCATCCTGTTATTTGATATACTGATGCGTGATATTTACCTCTCCAAGTCCGTTTGCTATTCGGCGGATTAATGACCAGTTGATGTTGATGGAGAGAGCTTTCCTAGATCCCTCTGGACTGCCTGGCAGGCCACGCTCAAGGTAAGCTTCAGGCTAGatctaaaataataattaaaataatatctaataatattaaattatctttaatatatctaaaataataaCTTATGGAGGCGAATTACACAAGCTGTGTGGAAATatgattataaaacatgcacctaGCTAGATTGCAGCTATTGTTACTTTTTAACATATTCGTGCGTGATTTTTATCTGCATTTTCATGACTTCCGTTGGAACAGACGTAGCTAATTTGCCTTGAATATATATTGAACGTATTTGAAGAAGATATAGGACAAAATCCAAACAATGCCGACAACATCAATGTTGTTGCAATAAAACTCTAATTGTATAACGTGATACTACCCAAACTTTTTGGAGAAATagttaaaattttcaaacatgTGCTTGAATCGAGATTTTTCTTAtaacattccacaaatagaAGACCTCATGCAGGTTTAATTTCGTGATtttttacttgtcagcagtgcatatatttataaatagagagCTGTAAAGCATGTCCGGTCCAGCACTGTGTGtcagcaggtttgagtacccTAAATAGAGTGTGATTAATAAATGTCTAAAcattataaacaaattgaattcatttaaagaaggTTCAAACAGTTTTTAGTTAATTTAAGTCATATGTCTTTCAAAATATTCCATTCGGCAATTGGATtccttgttttaaaatatatggtgttttagTGTTGTCGTAAGACGTAGTTTACCGGagtttttcacaattttattttttcattgttaaaTAGAGATTATAAGcaacatgaaaaaatatgacTTATGAGAAATGTCACAGTTACTTATTAagcaccttaatttttgttcaggatAGTTATTGTCTGTTTAGATTGTAAACTTAATATTCtgattcatatatatatcaaaattgtatcaatttgggtagcgtcacgttatgTACAGTGCATGCTTCCATATATGCAATGCTGGATTTATGCAATGACTGCCTTATGATTCCAGACACATGCTATTCGCGGAGAGTAGTGTCAATTCCTATGCTGGAAGTAGCTTTCCAGGGCTAGTCGATTCTTTGTTTGAAATTGAGGATGTTCCAGCAGCTGAAGCCGATGCACGATGGGAGATTGTGAAGCAACATTTTTCCGTGCTAGTATTTACTATAAATTCAGCGCAGTCGACACTCCGTCAAGTATCATCGTTTATGCCAGAGTTTAAGTGAATGTACATTCTAGACACCATCACcgttaaataaatgatatattagaTACAATCAATTTAATTCTAGACGttaattacacaacaatgtTTTATTGGCCAAAATAGGTGGTGATGTCCATGCATTCTGATGTTACAAAGTGTGCTTTATACCTGTGATTTTGTATGCTGCATGTTATTACGTTTATATTATTGATTCATCAGTTTGTAACTAATTgccattttgtatatttaaagATGTCATATATATCCAGAACTGTTAACTATGAAAGTGTGATGAGTTCTAAGTGAATATAAATAAGTAAGCCGTCGTTATGTATAGGTACTATGAACAACAACGGTTTGTTACCTCGATATAACTGTTCCAGTTTTAAATCCGTATTTTCGTGTGCAAGGACGTCTTCCCTTCCTTATACTTTTcacatacattatattacattatatatgattttttctTCCTTTATGTTTCTTAAATTGTTAATAAGTATTGTATGGTAATGCTATTTTACTAAAATAAACAGAACATATTGTCTTATTCTTATTTTCAAGCATGGCCTACTTTTACACTTGTGACTTCTCCGTAAATAATTCTGATTGTTATCAACTAACACGTGTCCAATACTTGAATACAGTCGTCATCCTTCTTTCACTATGACGTAAGAACAGTGAAAATTACTATAAAAAGAAATGACTGCTTTCAACTCTTATCACTCTATATATGGGGGTCTGTGAACCAACTAATTGTAAATATAGGTATGCAATTCACATTTTTGGAATAATTCGTTAGTATATTATACTGTTGTGGCTTTCAACAACATATACTGACCCATTGTACTGGTTGACCACATCCGAAGGAGAGGCATCACAACAACATGTTTCATTACAGTGCATATGGGTCGAAGACCCCGGCATGCATTGTACAGTAGAGAAAATGTATAAGCGAACATTAATAAAGATGGTTCCATTATAACTTTCTATGCTTAAAGTCATAAAATTACTTTGATACTTTCTTAGATTTAtttacttaagcattgatgacactattttttaattttatcggggtatgaaaaaaatattgtttgcaaactgtgtgaatctgggtagcggattctcacaaaagtttgcaaacaattttttttttataacccgataaaatttaaaaatagtggcatcaatacttataattgattttaaactctatttgataaaatgaagtatgtttaaatgtaagattatagtggtttttcaagggattcttttttccgaatcaatacgcagcgtcattgtctctattgtgacgtcacgataacgtcggggtttcgcgccattctcggatttttttttcatagtggtatgcaaaaaaaaatattggccagtCAGAgagccatatttggtatgaaaacaaagaaaaattaattatagttGCGTACATTATACATAGTAGTACCATCTATCCAAAGGAAATCTAACTTGAAGGATACAAAAAATGAGTTATTGGTTACCAAATTAATTGTATAGCGTGCTACTtacttgtttacattttattctcACAGACTACCAtgtaaaattacatgtaaatacagtAGCTACTGAATACTGTTAATGCTTCTGTGGCGGATGTGGCGGTTTCATGGGTTTGCATTATAAGTATATGAGGGGACATCATACACAGGGCCCAGTGTAGGACGTTTCCGCCTCCAagtgtctgtatatatataaatatttatagcaGTATCCCTAAAGTTGGTGAAAGTATCATTGTGATTATTTGAAACTGGAAGGTGTGCAGCATAATCGAAGAAAAGGATTCCAACATGTTCGCTAATAGCTCAGTACCAGATGTCGACATGTTGGATTACTGGAGTAAGATCCTCGCCCAACAGCTGAGGCCTGTTCTGGTAATCACTGCAGGCTATTTAATCCTCGGAACCATAGGGAACATATTCGTGATGGTCATCTACTGGGTTGGCAACAAATCGCAAGGAGAAGACCGTTTCTTAATACCGTTCCTCGCATTATTTGATACGTGTGCATGTGCAGTGTGTTCCGGATCTGCAATCATAACGGAGGTACGTCCATTACGTTATGACAATAATACTGTGTGTAAAATGATGGCCTTTTCTAGCATAGCATGTGTGGCCATGTCCTCCAAcctcctcctcatcatcactatcGACCGCTACCTCAAGATATGTACACCTTTTAGGTCACAGCTGACACTGAGAAGGAAAAAAATCGCCCTTGCTGTCATAGTGTTTGCCGGACTTGTTGCCGCATTGCCTTCTGTTGTAGTGTATGGGTCAGTGCCAGTTACTGATTGGCAAGGGAACGTCACTGGGAAACTATGCATCAACGTCCCTTCAGGAGAGGGAAGAATATGGCACTTGACTTACAAAGGTGTAATTTTCATATACGGGTCGGCTCATTTTCTAGCACTAGTTGTGTTGTATCTACTAATACTACGATCGATATATATCAGAAGCAAGGCTCGCCTTCGACTTCAATCGGGTCAGTGGCAACGTCcacaacaaacaaaatgtgATCGAATACAGACTAAACAGAGTCAACAAAAGGACATAAGTCGTTTGACAGAAACGCCTGGAAGTAGTAAGGCATCACTAAACTCTATAGAAACAGTAAGTGATACGTTGACGGTCCCAGAGGAACCTGTATTGGTGACCGATTACAAAGTCGATTCAGATCCAACTGTATCTGAGCAAGTGGTGCCATCTACAGCTGATCGGAATAATCGTGATTCGTGTATGGCGGACATTTCCACAAAGGATGCCGTGAAAGATGAAGGTGACATCCCACAAAGCAATGACAATATCGTTCCAGATATAGCACAACTACAGAGACATGGCACGAAACAAGCGGAGTCGAAAAAGAGCTTCAAAATCAAGGGGCTAAGACTGACGTTAGTCTTTCTTGTTATATCCATCATTTATGGAATCACTATTTGTTTGAAGCTTGTGCTAATGACTATGGAGTCAGTTATGGAAAGCTTTTGGACAACTATGACTCCGATGGAGTTCGTATGTTTTCGGTTCTTGTACGGTGTTTTTGTGATTAACTTTATCGTAAATCCATTTGTTTACGGCTTCCTAGACAGGGAATTCCAACAATCTGTAAAGAAAAGATGTGTGTGTATTAGGTTTCTAAACCAGAGATGATGTTTAAAGTAACAAAATGATATCATTGGTGAAATTAGataataagtaaaaaaaaaatgtgtttttcaattaaaaagagATGCACATGTTTCCATAGCGaaactatatatattgaaaatggaCTGTCAGACGATATCGAGAATCAACGAGAGTAACTCATTGTAGGCGAAAACAGGTAATTGGACTCGTGTACTGTTCTCGAAATGAACTTGATCACACTGGTATCACAACAGATATCTCGAATGTCACTGATCTCAATTCATCCTGCATCAAGCATTTGTCTGATATCGGAAACACCTAccacatatatttttgttgtattcgGCATTGACGGAAACAGCTGTATCTCATAATTTCATGTAGCACGTGCGCCGATTCGACTACCTACTTTCGAGGCGAAACAGTGTTTGAAAGACGGACGTATTTGCAACAGCCTTGGCATCTTTCAGCTTAAATGTACGCGTTTTGAACGAATGTTGTGTAATTAAAAGTATACATGTCAGTGCCGGAAAAATATAAGCAGTATTTTGACTCAgaacagaaagaaaaaaaaatcccaactTTTGTCATTCTTAACCCTCATTTACTAGAATATTTTAAGACACtggtcatattttttttctatttattacatgtttGAAGATGACCAATACGTTTCAAGATCTGAATGTGGATCAAATCACACTAAATTGTTATAAGACTTGGGGAAAAGAATAGCTTTGATTTAGTAGCTAGTTGAAAAATTATCccgacagaaaaaaaaaactatgaatgCACTATGTGTGCAAACTATTGTTTTCGATAAAATCCCTTTtcatattgtatattatgtgTACAGTTAACTATATAGACATCACTAATAAAAGGATAACACTTCGTCCATTACGTCAATTTGTTtctcttttttccatgtgtggAAACTTTTTTCAAGTAAAGTAcataacttacatgtatttcCTTCTTTATTCAATAAGCTCATCATTGCCATAGTTTTTCCTTCTAAATTTACCAGGTCACGATGatacaaatagaataataaCACGCAAGTCAATTCTGCAATGCCACTGCAAATAACCAAATTACATGTGAGTGGTGTATAGTAAAAACGTTGATGCTCTACCAATTGAGCTATCTGGTAGCCGATGATAGACCCAAACGAGGTCTAAATATCACCAGTTAAACACATTCCAGATACAGGGTATGATCACTGATAAGTAAAGTCAATGACTTCCTCTATTACAAGCAGacatataccgcagtctcccaaacattCAGATTaacatatcacaacacattgcACACGTGGGACCGTCCTTACATTAATTTGGCTGTCAAAACCGCAAAACCTCAAGCCTTAAAAAAGGTATATATGTCACATGATACTTGTGATTTGTCTACCTTACCATTAATAATTATTCAGATATTTAGATACTACCGTAAACTTGCACTAGGCCTACTGTACACTACAAGCGCTATAAATATCTAGTAAACAAATTCTGCTGGTGGTATAAGGGTCTCGTTTATCTTCGAGGACGACAACTAAGAATGTAGATGGATTAGACTGGGTTGATTAGTCTGCTAATTataaacctgccaatattattaggtttctttattattttttttcgtaatatttatcagaaaaaaaaacccttaaTAATATAGGTAGGTTAAGCGGACTATGGGTCGATCATCTaggatcaggtagctcagtgtAAAAATACTCGGGTATTGGACGAATACGTCGcagcgcttttgtgtttgtgcacgtGGGTCATTGGGCGACGGACGGCCCAACCTTTGATGCACAAAAtaatgtagcttgcgggtgccaGGTTtataccgtcttactttctgaagcaggccgtcatttcatgagctgtcgtatttttttattgaaaacatttccTCTAAACCTTTAATTCCGTCCTTAAACCAAGGACTAGACATCGTGaattttttttgaagttttacaatggtgtttcttCTGACTTGATAAGAAaagtatgtatgtatttgtttagaAAAGCTGTTTTTATACCCCGTTCATATCCGTGTGATACCTTCTCACTACAAATAACCTTGCTACATCATCAGCGAAGACTGTATATAAACGAGAAAGAGATATATACAAATTCAACTTTCCTGCTTTCTTGCATCCATACAAAAaggatcgatagcaaaacatacataacacatgtacattgtacatgtacatgtagtagatTGAAACAACAACGTAAAAATGTATTAAGCCAGCTTTCCTTAGTTCAAAAGACGTTTTAATAAAGAGACCTAAATCCTGTTAAGTTATAGATCATTAGAAGACAAGAGTCGAATCAAAAGTTTAAAATCTGTTACATCTTAGATGATGGTAATTACATAGGCCTTAAAATGAAGTGGGTTTCAACCTCTTGGAACCGCTGAGGACAGGCTAACCACCTCAATTTCTAAATTGATAGAAGGGAGACAATTATAGATCTAGTCAACACTTTATTTAGTAGAAGGCAtcgttatacatgtacattggtaATCGGAATAAGGACGTGTAAAAAATGTCCCACTCAAGATCGTGTCCTACGCTACACACGACTGTCaactagactggttcccgcctcagttacctcccttgcgtacgcttcactgagcgctgcctggcggagagtagagaactaagggaagggaaccagtctagaCTGTCAACGCGTTAGAAAGTAGTCTCCCCTTCTGGTAGGTAGAGCTCTTTTTCAATGGAGATAAAATTACAGATGACCTCATTCTTTTTCCTACAACAACATTTGGCGCGCGTGGTCTTCATGTGAGGATTTAGATGCATTATACAGATACATAAACGGTTTTTGGCAGCAATGGCGAGTGTAAATCTGTCAGGTATATATGTTTCTCGTTGTTTCCCGTTCTTGCGAGAGACACATACCTTTTAAAAACGTTGCAATAGTATATTAACCTACCTGCGTTCTACTTTCGGTTTCACTTTATAAAACATGACATTATTGTTGTATACTATTATTTTTGGTATTATACTTTTTCATCCCATATGCATGTTTGTATACGTACCGTACATGAACGAGTGGTTTAAGCTTGTAGCATGTATGTATAGTAAAGAAACCCatgatacaaaaatgtaaatgataCATGCACATGACATGCACTATTCCAATAATATTGGACATCGATATTGAGAAAATTCTGAtgggttagacacgacgtaatgatcaaaagtgtcttctcgtcgtgctatacctctaacattgtcgGAGTAGACATACACATGCAACCATTTGGGAATAATCCACAGTGTGTACATAAATGCAGACAGGTATCAAACATAGATACATAGCATTCAAGGGACAAAATGCCCTGCAAATTAGAGGtgttatgaaatatcaaataaattgtGTCATGTTTAAACATTAACGCTACTGCAACTCTTGTTATTGCCAGCTTATAAAACAACGAATATTGAATTGTTGTTTTGGTGTATAGATTCTGACAGTGAAGAGGAGCGGCCAATGTTTGGAGGTAATACGGGGATGATGGGGTCATTTGTTCAGTCAAATAAGCATAAAATGGAGACCACAGGATCTGAAGGGGTCCATCTGGATGAACCACCACTGAAAAAAGCTAAAAGGGATAAAGGCAGCAGTTATACCGAGAAAGCTAAAAGAATGATGGTGAGTAAATCTTAAACACAACTGAGCATAAATCTATGATCTTATATTGAAGTACAAAGTTATTATTTCACTGAAGTCAAAATTCTACCCTTACTATAACCATATTTGGTTTTCAATATATTGCTTTAATTTTTATACCTGATTCAATCAATAGATACAATTACTTTCGCTGTAAGCTTTGatatttcaagtatttgcaTCTGCacaatattacataaattatgtataaacattatatattaaaatgatatcataCAGTATATTACACTTTTATGTTTATAAGGAAAGCtaaaaaaatataccaatatGTATATTAAGAACCAGACAATACAACCAATTTAGCTGAAATGTCACTATTGTGTTGTTAAATTGCTTTTTAACATCGttgtatgacatgtacatatttatgtcTCATTCTGTTTTCAGGCATTAATGGGATACCAAGCAGGCAAAGGTTTAGGTAAAAATCAACAGGGCAGGACAGAAATTGTTGAGGCCTCAAAACAGAAAGGTCGGAGAGGGTTGGGTCTCCATCTGGCTGCTCTGGAGCCTGATGAGGATGCTGACTGGGATTTTGAGGCTGAGTctgtaagtactgtatacaacatcTGTTATAGCAGGAGGAATTGACCCATGACATTATATACTTGATGCCTTTACTGTAAAGTTTAGTTAACTTCTATGTTTTGAGACAATAAAATTCTGTCATGTTTGATTAGATAACTATAGATGAAACAGTGGACTGGCTGCCACATTGTGATGAAGCTGTACCAGACATTGAGACACTGAGAGACTGGAAAGTTATAGGTCCAGTAAGTATCAGAAGATATGATGATTACAACAGTGTGAATGAAATAGAGATATTATAActgtttcattttcatcattgtGATTCATATTGTGCCTATTTGCCAGTATGaggaaatatttttgtattattttatatggTACAAAATGTTTAATAACAACTTCTAATAAATGTCACATGTGAACTAAGAATTGATATATCATATCTAAACTATTGCATGTTAACACTATAATGATCTGTGCTTACATTACACATGTATTgcacaaatattttgttttgtagaaaAAACGAACGATTGATGATGAAACAAGGTTCTGTGATGAAGATGTTGTGAAAGGAATATTGAATAGTAAGGTGAGTGGATAAATTGCaattgttatacaaaatatgcaaTCATTTACAACAAGACATGTCTCCAATTAAGCTTCCAATCATACTATATTTAATTTAGTAATTATGCTTATGTTCAGTCTGGGTTTTATTTATAGTCTGTGTTTGACCAACTTGAATCAGAAGAGATGAGAAGAGCGAGAACCAAGTCCAACCCTTACGAAACTATCAGAGGAGTGTTCTTCCAAAACAGGTGAGGCATTTCACTTatactaggtttacactatgttcccggcgaccacggtagccccgtttgccaatacgtggtgcgccgtggaattttggctatttttgtatttgtattcaagttgagctaggtcttgtgaagtcttgccacggtcttttacggattatgTGGTAGACCatggatataggggaaagtgctgttcccggaggttaaaggtacactatggctttagcacggtctattaaggataccactacgttctctcctggcctgttacgatctgatgaggtctacTACGTTTTACACATTTTGATCGAACTCGAATATGTTTTTTCACTGTCCGCAAAGGTTTACtaggatgaaagtctgatgccgggcattttggagcaactgaaacaatatttattgccgaatatgtcatttcaaacacgttttaattacaaaatttgttaaaagcatatttgttataaatatataattattatagccaagtgtttctacacaaatattttttttctgtactcatttaatctgccttttgcaataatagctttggtataatttgagggtttaaatgtgtttgataatgactatttctatttattaatacaaataattcaatgaagtagcaaatatgatactccatcatattttgcttgtaacgtaagaccgtaataagacatAACAAGCCGTTCCACGTCGgactttcaaccgctacaagccgtgagatgccttgacagaacgcatccAAACGGTtttcatccaccttggcttggcGTAAAAACCTTGATAAACCTATACAAagcggcacaaaacgtgcagccaatctgcatcaaccgtgataaaacgtggaaaaaacgcaacagaacgtcacaaaacttgaaatcaccgcgagattccggggaacgtgcttgctgcccgttccaccacggactgTCATGAAGTTCTGTTATggcctcgtacgcactgtt
This genomic window contains:
- the LOC138319067 gene encoding RYamide receptor-like, with amino-acid sequence MFANSSVPDVDMLDYWSKILAQQLRPVLVITAGYLILGTIGNIFVMVIYWVGNKSQGEDRFLIPFLALFDTCACAVCSGSAIITEVRPLRYDNNTVCKMMAFSSIACVAMSSNLLLIITIDRYLKICTPFRSQLTLRRKKIALAVIVFAGLVAALPSVVVYGSVPVTDWQGNVTGKLCINVPSGEGRIWHLTYKGVIFIYGSAHFLALVVLYLLILRSIYIRSKARLRLQSGQWQRPQQTKCDRIQTKQSQQKDISRLTETPGSSKASLNSIETVSDTLTVPEEPVLVTDYKVDSDPTVSEQVVPSTADRNNRDSCMADISTKDAVKDEGDIPQSNDNIVPDIAQLQRHGTKQAESKKSFKIKGLRLTLVFLVISIIYGITICLKLVLMTMESVMESFWTTMTPMEFVCFRFLYGVFVINFIVNPFVYGFLDREFQQSVKKRCVCIRFLNQR